The sequence TTCTGACGCACGGTCTTCGCGGCCTTCACGATGTCGGCCGGGACGGTCAGGCCGAGCTTCTTCGCAACGTCGAGGTTGATGAGGAGGTCGACGTCGGAGGCCTTGGTCATGAAGCGGGTGGGCATCTGCTCCGGCTTCTTCCCTTTGAGGATCTCGATGATCATCTTGCCGGTGGCGCGACCCATCTTGTAGTAGTCGAAGCCCCAGGCGGCGAGGACGTCGTAGGTCTCGGAGGAGCTCGGGTCGGCGGACATGACCGGGATCTTCGCCTTGGCGGCGACGTCGGCCACGGCGCTCATGGCGGAGACGACCGTGTTGTCGGTGGAGATGTAGATGGCGTCGACGCGGTTGGCGATGGTCTGGGCGGCCTGCTTGACCTCGGCGGACTTGGTGACGGTGGTCTCTACGAACTCGAGGTGCTTCTCCTTGCAGACCTGCTTGACCATGCCGGCAAGCACCACTGCGTTCTCCTCGGAGCTCGTGTAGATGTGGCCGATGCGCTTGGTTTTCGGCTTGATCTTGAGGAGCATCTCGATCTGCTGCTTCACCGGGGTCATGTCGGATACGCCGGTTACGTTCTTGCCCCCCTTGGTGAGGGAAGGAACGAGGCCCGCCTTGACCGGGTCGGTGACTGCGGAGTAGACGATCGGGATCCCTTTGAGGGTGTTGACCAGGGCCTGGGCGGTCGGGGTGGCGACGCCTACGGCGAGGTTCACCTTCTCGCTCTGGAACTTGTTGGCGATCGAGGCCGCGGTGTTGATGTCGCCGTTGGCGTTTTGGACGTCAAAGGTGACCTTCATCTTCGAGGCGTTCAACTCGTCCTGGATGCCTTTGACAACCGCATCCAGTGCCGGGTGGGAAACGATCTTGGAGATACCGATCGTAACCTGCTTGGCAGGGGCCGCCGCGAAGGCGGTTGCCGCACACATAAGTGTTACCGCGAGAACCAACAGAATACTGATCTTCTTGCTCACCAGACACCTCCAGTTACATTGAAATAGATTTCACCTGCGACTGCTTCAGGGGGAAACTGGGACTATGGAGCTGCATCTACGATCGGAACACCGGAAGGCGGTACCTGCGAAGAGGTCGGACCTTTTTCCGGTCGCCGAGCATACCATTCGGAAAGAGCCATCGTCAACGCCATAGTGGCCTAAACCTGCCGACTTCACCGCGAAAATGCCAAAAAACCGTCCCCGTACCGGCTCCGGAGGAGAAAAATTAAATTTATCTACTCAAAAACACCCATCGTTGTTGACACCACAAACGCAAAAAGGGTAAAGTACGGCAGCTTGTCGGTTTTGTCATAGGTGCCAGGCATCAAAGCCCGCCCGCATACCTCCCCAGCAGCCGCCAGAACCAGACTCCGATGATCACAGCTTAAAAGATCCCATCCCGGCAGGGCTTTGCCATGTCCGGCTGGACCAACATAAAGGAGAAGATTCGACGTATGCACCTCTACTGCACCAACCGCCCCGCCCTTTTGATGATCGCCCTGCTGGCGCTGCCGCTGGCACTGGCGGGATGTAAGGACAACAAGCCGACGGCCACCACGGCTGCTGCCCAGACGGTACCGCAGGGACAGCCTTCCTCGGCAAAGGCCGCACCGGCTCCGACACAGACCACCGAAGCGCCCGCTGCCGCCGCGCAGACCCCGTCTCCCGCCTTCGATGCGCACTCAAGCGCCAAGAAAGCCAAGGGAGCAAAGGGAAAGGCGACTGCCGCTCCGAAGACGACTTACCGCGCCGGTGAGGATCCGGACTTCGCCGCTGCCAAGGGGTGGCCGGTCAAGTATCCGGCGCCGCTTCCCGGCTCGATCCTGCCGCAGAAGAGGATCGTCGCCTACTACGGCAACCCGCTTTCCAAGAGGATGGGGGCGCTGGGTGAATACCAGAAGGACGACATGCTGCAGCGGCTTAAGCGCGAGGTGGCCAAGTGGCAGGCGGCCGACCCGTCGCACCCGGTACAACCGGCGCTGCACCTGATCGCCGTAGTCGCCCAGGGGGACCCGGGCAAGGCGGGGCTTTACCGCATGATCATGCCGGACAAGATCATCAATGACGTCTACGGCTGGGCCAAGTCGATCAACGCCATCATGTTCATCGACATCCAGACCGGCCATGACAACATCCGCAACGTGCTGCCGCGCTTCGAGTGGATCCTCAAGAACCCCGACGTGCACCTGGGCATCGACCCGGAGTTCAACCTGATCAAGAGCGGCAAGAAGCCTGGGACCAAGATCGGCACCTACGACGCGGCGGACATAAACTACGCCTCGGGGTACCTTAAGGAGCTGGTGAAGAAGTACAACATCCCCCCGAAGGTGTTCATCGTGCACCGCTTCACCAGAAACGGCGTGACCAACGCGAAGAACATCCAGCTGCGCCCGGAGGTGCAGATCGTGATGAACATGGACGGCTGGGGCGCCCCTTGGCTCAAACGCGACTCCTACAAGGATTACGTCGTGGCTGAGCCGGTGCAGTTCACCGGGTTCAAGCTCTTCTACCACAACGACACCAAGAAGGGGGACGCCCTGCTCACCCCGAAAGAGGTGCTCATGCTGCACCCGAAACCGCTCTACATCCAGTACCAGTAGGTTCTGTCTCAATCCTAAAGCCCCCCTCTCCCCCTTCGAGGAGGGGGGGCTGTTAAAGCAAATCCCCCCTGTCCCCCCTTCGCAAAGGGGGGAACCTAAGGCCTCATGAAGCATTTCATGGGGAACTATACTTCAGCCTTCCACGGAAACGCCCTCTCACCAGTTGAATTCCGCCCGTCTCTCCTGCACCCCACCCTCGAAACTCCTCTCGATGAAGGTCGCCTTTCCCGCTTGATCCACCAGTAAAACGGTCGAACAGCGCGTGCCGTACTCCGCACTCTTGATGAAGACCGGCGATAGAAGCCGCTCGAGGTCGATCCCGACGCCGGTGTCGGGAAGCTCTTCGTCGGGAGGATGGGTCTCGTCGGCTAGCAGCGCGAAAAGGTCCTCGGGAACGAAGCTTTTCTCGGCGAGGATCCGGGCAAGCCCGTCCTTGCCGCAGCGCACCTTGGGCCATGGGGTGTCCAAGAGATGGTTGGAAAGCCCGTGGATGCCGGGCTCGATGCGGATCGTCTGGTCGCTTTTGTTGGAATAACAGAGGAGGTCTTCACCGTCACCCAAGAGCAGGTTGTAACCGCCGTAGGCGACGCTGGAGGCGCGCAGGCTGGCCACGTAGGCTTCGGCCGCGGCATCCTTCTCGAGAAAGCCGCTCACGAGCCTGCCGCGGGAGGGACCGTGGCGGTGCAGATCGCTAGGATCGCGGTAGTTGGTGAGCGCTGCGATGCGCCCGGTGGTGGTGACGCCGAGCCAGGTGCCGCCATGCACGAGGTCGCGGCCGGCATAGATGTGCGGTGCGTCCTCCCAGAATTGCGCAGGCGCGGTGGGACGACGGTAGTATTCGTCACGGTTCGCGGCGATGACGAGACGGTACTCCGGGTGGGCCCGGTAGGCAAGTAGCAGCGTGCACATGTGGAGTTCCGGTCAGGGGGTGATGATGCGGCTAAGCTCGGTCTGCTGCATCTCGGTGAGCGTCTCGAACTGCAGCCCAGCTCCCGGGACGCAGCGCCCCTCTCCCCAGCGCTGTGTCCAACGCACGGTTGCGGCGATGGGAGTCGGGTCGGTATCGAGCAGGCGCAGCCAGAGCGTCGCACCAACCGTAAGCTCCTCCATGGTGTGGAGAAAGAGGCCGCCCATGCTGATATTAACCGCGAAGGAGCGGTGCGTCGCGCCTTCGGGGAAGGAGGGATCGCTACTGTACCAGAGGTTCAGGTGGATCGGTTTGCGGGTGTGCCGGCGCAGCGAACGGGCCGGGAAGAGCCTGCAGCGGCTTTCGATGAAAAAGCGCAGCGCGGCGTCGCTGTCGGGTGAGAAAGTCTGTTCGAGCGGGCTCAGCTTTATCTTCTTTCCGCGCGGGTCCCACTTCACCCGCAATACGGGGAAGAGGTTGATGCTCTCATAGGCGATGACCTTCGCCTCCTTGCTGCAGCGCACCAGGGTGAGGATGTCGATCAGGAAACCGTTGTAAGAGCGCTCCTTGGCCATCTCGGACATCTGTTCAAAGGAGCGCGCGAGCTCTCCCTGTGCCCCCGCTCTGGCAATGGCGTCAAGGTACGCGTTTCCTGCATCGGCGTCATTGGCAACTATGAGTATTCTGGGATCGTGCATCCGGCGGTGTTTTCCTTTTTAGTAGCAATGAGGAAGCATGCGGTCTTTAAGCCACAATGTGACGCGGCGTCGGAAAAGTTAAAACAGGGATGGGTAAATTGCAACTCTTTCCTCTCATGTTTTTCCTGCTTCTCCCGAAATGTCTAAGTGTGCCGGTCGATTCCTTGCGAAGTACACAGGCGTGCAGAAACCAAGACTGGAGAGGTCCTCATGAAACTTGCAGTTGCATTGGCGCGCCGCGTCCGGCTCATCGTGCTCACGGCCCTGACGGCGACCCTGTTGCCATGCGCAGGCGCCGACGCCGCGGTCGTCTTCAACAACTGGTCGAGCAACGGGCCGGCCCCCATCCCCAACAAAGGGACGCTCACCGCCCTCGCGGTGGCTCCAACGACTCCGGCCACCGTCTACGTCGGTGCCGACGGAGGCGGGGTGTACGGCATGAACGACGGGGGGAGCAGCTGGTCGGCGCTGAACGGAGGTCTCACCAACCGGCGTGTGGCGGCACTGGCGGTGCACCCGGTCGACCCGAAGGTGATCTTCGCGGCCACGGCACAGGGTATCTTCAAGAGCGCCGACGGCGGCCTCTCCTGGAACGACTCCTCGACGGGGGCTTCCGGGGTGCCGGTGCGCGCCCTCGCCATCGATCCCCTTTCCCCCGCAACCGTTTACGCGGCAACCGGCTCCGGCGTGTACAAAAGCACGACGGGGGGGTCGTCATGGAGCACCGCGAACACAGGTCTTGTGAGCCTGGACGTACGCGCGCTCCTAGTCGATCCGTCGACACCCGGCGTGCTCTACGCGGCGACCGCCGGCGGGGTCTGCAAAAGCGCGGACGGCGCCGCCACCTGGAGCGCGGCTAACACCTCGCTAGCCGACACCGACGTCCTCTACCTCGCCTATGCCGCTACGACCCCGGCCACGCTCTTCGCGGGAACGGCCACCGGGATGTACCTCTCCACCGACGGCGCGGCGACCTGGACGCTGGACGGCGCCGCTTCACTCGGCAGCCAGGCGGTGGTCAGCATCCTCGTCGACACCCCCTCGGCACCGACGGTGCTCTACGCCGGGACCGCGAACGGGATATACCGCCAGAGCTACACCTCGGGTAACTGGGGGAACTGGAGCGCCTTCGTCTCCGGGCTCACCCCGGGTGCGACGGTGCGCGCGCTCGCCAACATCCCGACCAGCCGCACCACGCTCTACGCGGCGACCACCCTGGGCGCCTTCAAAAACACCGGTGCGACCTGGAGCGCTCTCTCCTCGGGGCTGCGACAGGGGCGGGCGGTGACCGTGAAGCCGACCGATCCGACCGTCGTGGTGGCGGGGTTTGCCGGCGGAGGGATCTATCGCTCCACCGACAGCGGGAGCAGCTGGAGCGCGACCATCGACGACGCGGCCGCGGGGATGTTCGCCACCGCGCTTCTCTACGACGCGTCCGGGACGGCGCTTTACGCCGCGTCCGGCAACGGCGTATTCAGGTCCACGAGCGACGGCGCCAGTTGGACCGACATCAGTGCCACCCTCCCGACCAGCGACGTCCGCGCCCTCGCCCTCGACGCGGGTGCCACGCTCCACGCCGCCACCTCGCTCGGGGTCTTCGTCTGGAACGGCGTCGACACCTGGAACGCCTACGGAGCCGGGCAGCCTTCCAACAGCGACGTCACCACGCTCACCTTCAAGGGGGGCTTCCTCTTCGCCGGGACCAACGGCGGCGGGGTGTTCCGCTCGGACGGGACGAGCTGGACCCAGGTGAACTCCGGGCTCACCAACACCGTGGTGTACGCGCTCGCCTCGGACGGCGCAAGCCTCTACCTCGGGACCGGCGCGGGACTTTTCAAGTCCGGCGACAACGGGACGACCTGGGTGGCGAGCAGCAGCGGCCTCACCAACCTCGTGGTGAAGTCGATCGCCCTCTCCGGCGGGGTGCCGAACTTCATCACCGCCGGGACAGCCGGCGGCGGGGTCTTCTTCTCGACCAACGGCGGCGATATCTGGACCGCGATGAACACCGGCCTCACCGACAAGAACGTGAACGCCCTGAGCGCGAACGCGGCGACGAAGAAGGTGTACGCCGCCACCGCGACCGGCAGGGTCTTCAACCTGAACCTGAGCGCGGTCTCCGCGGTCACCCCCGCCGCGCCGCTTGCATCCGCCCCGTACAGCTTCGGCCAGGTGAACATAGGGGACACCAAACAGGTGATCTTCTCCCTGCAGAACACCGGAACGCTGCAGCTTAAGATCTCGTCGCTCTCGCTTGCCGGGACCGACGCCGCGCTCTACGGCATTACCCAGGGGGGCGCGCGCGAGTGCAACCTCGCCCTGCTCCCGAACCTGACCGTGGAGGCGGGAGACTACTGCACCGTCACCGTCGGCTTTCTCCCGGTCGCCCCCGGCAACAAGACCGCCTCGCTCACCGTGCATTCCGACGCGGTGAACCAGCCGGTGACCACGTTCCTCATCGGCACCGGGGGGTACCCCCCCCAGGCGACCATCACCTCACCGGTGAGCGGCGATACGAAGAAGAGCCCGGTGCTGATCGCGGGGAGCGCCATCGACCGTAACCAAAGCGACGGCTCCGCCGGCACCGGTGCCACCCTCGCCAAGGTGGAGGTTTCCACCGACGGCGGCGCCACCTGGCAGAGCGCCACCAAGAGCCCGACCCTCAACTCGTGGACCCAGTGGAGCTACAGCTGGACCGCCTCGCCGCTGCCGCCCAACGGCCCCTACGTGATCAAGGCGCGCGCCACCGACACGAACGGTTTCGTGCAGAGCGCCCTCTCCAGCATCAACCTGACCCTGGACAACACGCCGCCGGTCACCACCATCACGACCTTCCCGCCGCTTCTGGACGACACCGCGTCGGGCTCCTTCGGCTTCACCGTCGACAAGGCGGGCTCCACCTCGGTCTGCCGAATCGACAGCGGGATCAGCAACGCCTGCAGCTCCCCCTTCTCCTTCGCGGCGCTTCCCGACGGCAGCCACACCTTCAGCGTCCTCTCCACCGACACGGTGGGGAACGTGGAGACCACCGCCAAGACCTACACCTGGACCATAGACACGACCCCGCCCGCGACCACCATCACGACGGCGCCCGCGGCCTACACCCAGCTGACCTCGGCGAGCTTCGCCTTCTCGGCCAACGAAACGTCGACCTTCGCCTGCAGCCTGGACGGGGTGACCACCTCCTGCACCAGCCCCAAAAGCTACACGGGACTTGCCGACGGCCCCCACCTCTTCACGGTCCAGGGGACCGACCTCGCCGGCAACACCAGCACCGGCGCTCCGACCACGAGGAGCTACGGCTGGATCGTGGACGCGAACAACAAGCCGACCTCCAGCGTGAACGTCCCGCTCGCCCCGCTCTCCGGGATCAGCTACCAGATCACCGGGAGCGCGGCCGACACCGTCTCGGGCGTGAGCGGCGTGAACATCTCCGTGAACGGCGGCGGCGCGAACGCGGCCACCGACACGAGTGTCGCACCGGCTGCTCCCTGGTCGAGCTGGGGGTACCTCTGGACCCTGCCGGTGAACGGCACCTATACGGTGCAGGCCCAGGCGGTGGACAACGCAGGCAACGTGCAGGCCGCGACGACCGGGAGCAGCTTAATCGTCAACAACCCGCTTCCCGAAGTCGCCCTCGGGGGACCTACCGACGGCGCGCTCCTCGGGAGCGGCTCCCCGCATCTCATCACCGGCACGGCGCAGGCCGCAACCGGCGGGCTTCCGCTGCAAAAGGTCCAGGTGGCCATCTTCCCGAGCGCGACACCTCCCGCAACCGTCTCCTGGCAGGATGCCGCCGGCTCCACCGCCTGGAGCTACAACTGGCAGTTCCCGGCGGACGGGAACTACACCATCCAGGCGCGCGCCCTCGACGTGGCCCCGAACCTGGCCGGCGCCGTCACCGGCAACCCGTCCCAGGTGGTCAGCCGGAGCGTGACCATAGACACCACCCCACCCACCTCGACCATCACGCCGCTTGTGACCCCCTACCTGACCGGGCAGCAGATCACGGTGAGCGGCACCGCCGACGACCCGGCCCCGGGAACCGGCGTGAAGCAGATCACCATCGCCATCGTGAACGCCCTCGGCCAGTCGGTGACCGGCACCCCCTTCTACAACAGCGGCAACAAGAGCTGGAGCTACACAAGCGGCGCCCTCCCCGACGGCAGCTACACGGTGCAGGCGACGGTGACCGACAACGCCGGGAACCAGCAGTCGCCCCCCGCCTCGGTAAACGTGGTGATCGACAACGTCGCGCCGGTAACCACCATAACGGCGAAGCCGTCGCTGCTGTCGAACCTCTCCAGTGCGACCTTCAGCTTCAGCGCCAACGAGCCCGCCACTTTCATCTGCAGCCTGGACGGGGTCTCCGCCCCCTGCAACTGCAGCGCGTCGACGACAACCTCCTGTACGGTGAGCTACAGCGCACTTTCGACGACGCAGCACACCTTCGCGGTGTCGGCAAAGGACGTCGCAGGCAACGTTGAGACACCGGCCAAGGGGTACTCCTGGACCGTCGACCTGGTCCCCCCCGTGGTAAGCGCCACCACACCCGCAGACGGCACCGTGCGGCTCTCGGTCGCCACCCACACGGTGAGCGTAGTTTTCAGCAAGGACGTCGATCCGGCCACGGTGAACGGCAACACCTTCTACTTGGCCCCGGCGGCTCCCGGGACGGTCAGCTACGACCAGGCGACCCGCACCGCCACCCTCACCCTCAGCGCCCCGCTTGCCTACGCCACCACCTACACGGCGACCCTGACCGGCGCCATCACGGACCCGGCGGGGAACCACCTGCTGCAGAACTACACCTGGAGCTTCGCCACCGATCCGGACGGCGACATGAACCTGGACGGCACGGTCGACCTCTCCGACGCCCTGCTCTGCCTGAAGGCTGCGGTCGGCAAGATCACCCCTACGGCACAGCAGTTGCGCCATGCCGACCTAGCCCCCTTCAGAAACGGCAAGCCGCTCCCCGACGGGAGCATCGACGCAAGCGACGCACTGATCATCCTCGCCAGGGTGGTCGGGGCGGTGACATGGTAACCATCAAACTTTCATAAGGGAACGGACATGCGTACAACTCTCCTACTTGCCAAAATCTTCACCCTCTTCGCCCTCATCGCAGGATGCGGCGGAGGGGGAAGCACCTCCGGGACAGGCCCGAGCGGCCCTCCCCATACCACCGTGTCCGGCGTGGTCTCCAAGGGGCCCCTCCATGGAGAGGTGAAGCTTTACGCCCCGGGTGCGAACGGGGACACGGCAACCAAGGTCTTCCTCAGCAGTGCCTTAACCGACAGCACCGGCTACTACACGGCGAACCTCGGCTCCTACAAGGGGATCGTCATGATCGAGGCCACCGGCAGCTACACCGACGAAGCGACCGGCGCGACGCTCGCCATCGGCACCTCGGCGCCGCTGCGCGCCGTAGCGGTGATCGCCACCGCGGGCGACACGGTGCAGGTGAGCGTCACCCCGCTCACCGAGCTCGCCACCAGGAAGGCCTTGGCGGCCGGAAGCGGCAGCGTCCTCACCGAGACCGCCATCACCTCGGCGAACGCCCTGCTCTCGAACCTCTTCCCGTTCGACATCCTCGCCACCCGCCCGGTGGCGCCGACCGTGATCGCGATGAGCGGCGCGACGCAGCAGCAGCGGGACTACACCATCGCGCTCGCCGCCCTCTCCAAGCTCTCGGCGGCCTCCTCGCTCGCGGCCGTCCTCAACTCCTTTGCCGCTGACCTCACCCTGAACGGCCGGCTCTCCGCCGCGACGGTCGCCAACTTCGAGACGGCGGCAGGCGCTTTTCTCGCCGACGGCACCCACAACCGGACCGGGGTGACCACCATCTCGGCGGGGATCGCCGCGGTCGGGTACTACACCGGCACCCTCTACCTCGCCACGACGGGGACCGCCTCGGCGCCGGTCACCTCGATCCAGATGACGCTCAAGCTTCCCGCGGGCGTGACGCTGAAGACGGGAAGCGACGGCGAAGCGCTCGTCTCGCTCTACGGGGTCGCTGGACAGGCGGCCGCGCCGGGGATCAACTACACCGCACCGGACACCCTGATCCTCGCCATCGTTAGCTCACCCGGCTTCGCGGTGGGAGAGTTCGCCGCCGTCACCTACGTGGCCGAGCCCGGCGTGATCCCGGTCGCCTCCAGCTTCACCGTTCCGTACAGCAGGGTGACCGGCTTTGACGGGACGAGCGACTTCGAGCTCCCGCTGTTGGTGGTGCCGCTGCTCCACTAGCGCCACTCCCGGGAAAAGGCCCAGTAAAACGCAAAGAGGGGATGCGCCAAGGCGCATCCCCTCTTCTTTTTTATCCGATCCGGCTTCCGCTCAGTACAGGTACTTGAAGCCCAGACTCACCGTGGTCCCGCCGAGGTCCCAGCTCGAGCTTTTCTTCACGTTCTGGGCATCGGTGAGCTCAAGGTCCGGTTTCACCGAGAACCATTTGAAATCTGCCCCGAGCCGGAAGTTCTCGCTGAGCTTCAGATCCCCCCCCGCCACCAAGTGGTAGCCCAGGGCGCTGCCGTGGCTGCTCTCGTCCACCGGCGCGATGCCGCCGTTGGCGAAGGAGAGCTTCTGGTCGATGAAGGTGAAGTAGTACCCGGCACCGGCGCCGGCGAAGAGCTCCAGCTTTTCCAGCTCGAGGATCGCCTTGGCGGTGAGGGTGATCGGGACGCCGTAGAGGGTCTTCTCGCTGCGGGCCACGGCGTCGGTCACCGTACCCGATGCGCTGTAGACCCCGGTGCCGAGCTCGAGCGCCGCGTACGACTCGGGACGGTAGCCGAAGGCGACCTCCGCCGCGTACCCGGTGTCGAAACTCTTCAGACTGTTGGTGGTGCCGCGCTCCTTGCCGCTGGGCAGAAACGCCCCCCCTTTGACCGAAAAATAGGCGCTGTCGGCAGCGGCGGTCGATACCGCCAGCAGGGTGATCACCCCCGACAGGGCCATGCGCATTCCAGCACTTCGCATAGTTTCTCCGTTTCTTTTTGAGTTGTACCGACTATCGATTCGAGGTGACCCAGAGGAGGGACCTCACGTTGCTGTCCATCGGCAGGACGTAGTCCTCGGCGGCGATGGCCGTGTTGTCCTTCATCCCCACCAACTTCACCGTGATGTAAACCCGCCCGTTGGCGATCGCGTAGGTCCCGACGAGGACCGCCTGGGCCTGGTGCGTCAGGGTGATGTCCTTGATCTCGCGGGAGAGGAGCAGCTCCCCCTGCGACTGCTTGACGAAGATGCTGTCGCGCATCTTGAGTTCCACCACCTGGTAGCCGTTCTGGGTCAGGCGGGTGGCGAGCTGTTCGGAAAGCATCCTGCCGAGGCGGGAGCTGTTCAGGTCGTCTATGTTCACCAGCGAGGCGACCACGATCGGCCTGCGCTTGTTGAGCGTCTGGCCCACGGCGGGCGCCTGCAGCATCCGGTCGACGGCCCGGTAATTGGAGCGCACGATGGGATCGGTGAAGTCTTCCACGCGTGTCTGGAAGAGGGCGCAACCGGCGCAAAGAAGCGCCAAGCAAAAGAGAAAGAGTCTTGTCATCGTCCCACCACCCCCAGTTGCTTGAGCGGTCCCTCGGAAACCTCGGCGAACAGGTCCACGTCATCGTCCTCGATGTAGTAGATATCCGTCTTCCGGAAGAAGTACCTGGACTGGTCCATGATGGTCGTGGTGACCACCAGCTCGGTATGCGTGGCCTCCCCCGCGTAGAGCCCGAGGGCGTAGTCGGCAAGCCCGGCGATCCCTATGGTGGCGGGAATGGCCGAGGAGGCGTCTCCGGCGATGTCCCGAACCACCCAGATCCCGGCGGTGAGCGCGGTCAGGGTTCCGGGGACGTGGGTATACCGGCTGCTTTCGTGCCGCACCAGCTGGGTCTCGTAGCTCACCCCTTTCCCCTTGGCCGTGTCGGAGGTGACCGCGACGCCCCGGTTCACGAGCCGGGTGATGAGGAAGTTTCTGAAGGCATGGTCGAAGGCGGTCTTCCCACCGGGCTGGATGTAGAGCTCCTGGTCCTTCAGAGCGCTTCCGGGGCGGGAGACGGCGGCCTGGGTCTGGCGCGCGATGTCGTCGGCGAGGACATCCCAGTGATGGGCGGCCTTGGCCTTTTTCTGGGTGGTCAGCGGATGGTTGACCGCGACGGGGACCCGCGAGGCGCAGCCTGCCATGAGCACCACGGTTAACAACAACACCACTCGCAACATATCTGAAGACCTCCATGTCAAATTAGGCGCCGGACGCGGCTTGAGTGTCAAAATTCCGACCGGCTTTGCGGACCGTCGCACCG is a genomic window of Geomonas ferrireducens containing:
- a CDS encoding ABC transporter substrate-binding protein, with amino-acid sequence MSKKISILLVLAVTLMCAATAFAAAPAKQVTIGISKIVSHPALDAVVKGIQDELNASKMKVTFDVQNANGDINTAASIANKFQSEKVNLAVGVATPTAQALVNTLKGIPIVYSAVTDPVKAGLVPSLTKGGKNVTGVSDMTPVKQQIEMLLKIKPKTKRIGHIYTSSEENAVVLAGMVKQVCKEKHLEFVETTVTKSAEVKQAAQTIANRVDAIYISTDNTVVSAMSAVADVAAKAKIPVMSADPSSSETYDVLAAWGFDYYKMGRATGKMIIEILKGKKPEQMPTRFMTKASDVDLLINLDVAKKLGLTVPADIVKAAKTVRQNGKVIKK
- a CDS encoding NRDE family protein — translated: MCTLLLAYRAHPEYRLVIAANRDEYYRRPTAPAQFWEDAPHIYAGRDLVHGGTWLGVTTTGRIAALTNYRDPSDLHRHGPSRGRLVSGFLEKDAAAEAYVASLRASSVAYGGYNLLLGDGEDLLCYSNKSDQTIRIEPGIHGLSNHLLDTPWPKVRCGKDGLARILAEKSFVPEDLFALLADETHPPDEELPDTGVGIDLERLLSPVFIKSAEYGTRCSTVLLVDQAGKATFIERSFEGGVQERRAEFNW
- a CDS encoding PilZ domain-containing protein; the protein is MHDPRILIVANDADAGNAYLDAIARAGAQGELARSFEQMSEMAKERSYNGFLIDILTLVRCSKEAKVIAYESINLFPVLRVKWDPRGKKIKLSPLEQTFSPDSDAALRFFIESRCRLFPARSLRRHTRKPIHLNLWYSSDPSFPEGATHRSFAVNISMGGLFLHTMEELTVGATLWLRLLDTDPTPIAATVRWTQRWGEGRCVPGAGLQFETLTEMQQTELSRIITP
- a CDS encoding Ig-like domain-containing protein: MKLAVALARRVRLIVLTALTATLLPCAGADAAVVFNNWSSNGPAPIPNKGTLTALAVAPTTPATVYVGADGGGVYGMNDGGSSWSALNGGLTNRRVAALAVHPVDPKVIFAATAQGIFKSADGGLSWNDSSTGASGVPVRALAIDPLSPATVYAATGSGVYKSTTGGSSWSTANTGLVSLDVRALLVDPSTPGVLYAATAGGVCKSADGAATWSAANTSLADTDVLYLAYAATTPATLFAGTATGMYLSTDGAATWTLDGAASLGSQAVVSILVDTPSAPTVLYAGTANGIYRQSYTSGNWGNWSAFVSGLTPGATVRALANIPTSRTTLYAATTLGAFKNTGATWSALSSGLRQGRAVTVKPTDPTVVVAGFAGGGIYRSTDSGSSWSATIDDAAAGMFATALLYDASGTALYAASGNGVFRSTSDGASWTDISATLPTSDVRALALDAGATLHAATSLGVFVWNGVDTWNAYGAGQPSNSDVTTLTFKGGFLFAGTNGGGVFRSDGTSWTQVNSGLTNTVVYALASDGASLYLGTGAGLFKSGDNGTTWVASSSGLTNLVVKSIALSGGVPNFITAGTAGGGVFFSTNGGDIWTAMNTGLTDKNVNALSANAATKKVYAATATGRVFNLNLSAVSAVTPAAPLASAPYSFGQVNIGDTKQVIFSLQNTGTLQLKISSLSLAGTDAALYGITQGGARECNLALLPNLTVEAGDYCTVTVGFLPVAPGNKTASLTVHSDAVNQPVTTFLIGTGGYPPQATITSPVSGDTKKSPVLIAGSAIDRNQSDGSAGTGATLAKVEVSTDGGATWQSATKSPTLNSWTQWSYSWTASPLPPNGPYVIKARATDTNGFVQSALSSINLTLDNTPPVTTITTFPPLLDDTASGSFGFTVDKAGSTSVCRIDSGISNACSSPFSFAALPDGSHTFSVLSTDTVGNVETTAKTYTWTIDTTPPATTITTAPAAYTQLTSASFAFSANETSTFACSLDGVTTSCTSPKSYTGLADGPHLFTVQGTDLAGNTSTGAPTTRSYGWIVDANNKPTSSVNVPLAPLSGISYQITGSAADTVSGVSGVNISVNGGGANAATDTSVAPAAPWSSWGYLWTLPVNGTYTVQAQAVDNAGNVQAATTGSSLIVNNPLPEVALGGPTDGALLGSGSPHLITGTAQAATGGLPLQKVQVAIFPSATPPATVSWQDAAGSTAWSYNWQFPADGNYTIQARALDVAPNLAGAVTGNPSQVVSRSVTIDTTPPTSTITPLVTPYLTGQQITVSGTADDPAPGTGVKQITIAIVNALGQSVTGTPFYNSGNKSWSYTSGALPDGSYTVQATVTDNAGNQQSPPASVNVVIDNVAPVTTITAKPSLLSNLSSATFSFSANEPATFICSLDGVSAPCNCSASTTTSCTVSYSALSTTQHTFAVSAKDVAGNVETPAKGYSWTVDLVPPVVSATTPADGTVRLSVATHTVSVVFSKDVDPATVNGNTFYLAPAAPGTVSYDQATRTATLTLSAPLAYATTYTATLTGAITDPAGNHLLQNYTWSFATDPDGDMNLDGTVDLSDALLCLKAAVGKITPTAQQLRHADLAPFRNGKPLPDGSIDASDALIILARVVGAVTW
- a CDS encoding outer membrane beta-barrel protein, which codes for MRSAGMRMALSGVITLLAVSTAAADSAYFSVKGGAFLPSGKERGTTNSLKSFDTGYAAEVAFGYRPESYAALELGTGVYSASGTVTDAVARSEKTLYGVPITLTAKAILELEKLELFAGAGAGYYFTFIDQKLSFANGGIAPVDESSHGSALGYHLVAGGDLKLSENFRLGADFKWFSVKPDLELTDAQNVKKSSSWDLGGTTVSLGFKYLY
- a CDS encoding FlgO family outer membrane protein — protein: MTRLFLFCLALLCAGCALFQTRVEDFTDPIVRSNYRAVDRMLQAPAVGQTLNKRRPIVVASLVNIDDLNSSRLGRMLSEQLATRLTQNGYQVVELKMRDSIFVKQSQGELLLSREIKDITLTHQAQAVLVGTYAIANGRVYITVKLVGMKDNTAIAAEDYVLPMDSNVRSLLWVTSNR